From a region of the Podarcis muralis chromosome 16, rPodMur119.hap1.1, whole genome shotgun sequence genome:
- the LOC114586806 gene encoding NACHT, LRR and PYD domains-containing protein 12-like has translation MAANCRGVVITEGDLQRFIKHLEAFAEGQLRRVTEYFHPDLIYVIENDIALVVQELRSRKVITPEQAQIYEKIERHEDSTAAAEKLVADLASNKALAIGLWKSLCALRCHWSHPNLEVMVGEITRKDQALLKEILLNETGHNLAPEMKACQDEHRRILLEQTKLLKETGQRTRSEGQSFPILNRYVDIKIVADVYFRRQTFQEHEALAAAGELNEYRLRHKMQVELERITPDRLFRWCYRSGRTPHFVMVSGVAGVGKSTLAQKFVFDWATGKHYQKFTFVFFFKFRDLNAVGEKTSLESLIQREYPYLHSKLDTILQEPQKLLFIFDGLDESNSNLDLGRNAEFCAQPGDVKPVGVIVASLLKEKLLKGCSVLLTSRPSNLARLERGVLHRVASIVGFLSQEREKYFHNFFGEAAVAKEALALVRESQVLYTLCYNPSYCWITCTALQPCFTSEAGQTHPLPKTVTQLFVSYIRHVMVNHTRELPERERARKMMIQLGWLAEYGLQHRTLLFDQAQLEAFNVDSSPLVKTFLVENIQSATSPPVVTYSFVHLTVQEFFAALVHYLDFKEGNFGYIMAAVQEAQGGEYEIFLRFLSGLSQFATRAPLESLLGKFSPQTARQVIDWILKTDCSDFLQMERPLDGKKRTLNFFNLLFEAHNKLLVCEALGGDGDASMDFSELYLMPVDCVILAYVLSCCGKIDLLNLDTCFIQNEGLQRLSLELHRIRELRLCNNDLSNPSTKELVSILKHKECRLEILSLAKNALTGQCCKDLSLALLENRTLLNLDLSKNKLQDQGLSDLLKVFRSPESRIQKLVIQENALSDGSFEALCSALADNTSLRYLDVSGNPFTDMCAEDVHTLILTCPALTEIRLNLSDISPAMEKDLKKLDGCREGFKIHI, from the exons ATGGCTGCAAACTGCAGAGGTGTTGTAATAACCGAAG GGGACCTGCAACGCTTCATCAAACACTTAGAGGCTTTCGCAGAAGGCCAGCTAAGGAGAGTCACAGAGTATTTCCACCCGGACTTGATCTACGTCATCGAAAATGACATCGCCCTGGTGGTCCAGGAACTGAGGAGCAGGAAGGTCATTACACCTGAGCAAGCCCAG atCTATGAAAAAATAGAGAGGCACGAGGATTCAACCGCAGCAGCAGAGAAACTAGTTGCTGACCTTGCCAGTAACAAGGCTTTGGCAATAGGGCTTTGGAAGAGTCTCTGCGCTCTGAGGTGCCACTGGTCCCATCCCAACCTTGAGGTGATGGTGGGGGAAATCACACGCAAAG ATCAAGCGCTACTCAAGGAGATTCTCCTAAATGAAACCGGACACAACCTTGCCCCGGAAATGAAAG CTTGTCAGGATGAACACAGACGTATTCTGTTGGAACAGACCAAGTTGCTGAAAGAAACCGGCCAAAGAACGCGGTCCGAGGGGCAAAGTTTCCCCATCCTCAACCGCTATGTGGATATAAAAATAGTCGCTGATGTCTACTTCAGGAGACAAACGTTTCAAGAACATGAGGCACTGGCTGCTGCTGGAGAGCTGAACGAATATCGCCTCCGCCACAAGATGCAGGTGGAGCTGGAGCGAATCACCCCAGACCGGCTTTTCCGTTGGTGCTATCGATCAGGCCGCACGCCCCACTTTGTGATGGTGAGCGGTGTAGCCGGGGTTGGCAAGAGCACCCTAGCGCAGAAGTTTGTCTTTGACTGGGCCACTGGAAAACACTACCAGAAATtcacttttgttttcttcttcaaatTCCGAGACCTCAACGCGGTGGGGGAAAAGACCAGCCTAGAAAGCCTGATCCAACGGGAGTACCCCTATTTACACTCTAAGCTTGACACAATTCTACAAGAGCCCCAAAAATTGCTGTTCATATTTGACGGTTTGGACGAGAGCAATAGTAACCTTGACTTGGGCAGGAACGCAGAATTTTGTGCCCAACCAGGAGATGTGAAACCGGTGGGGGTGATTGTGGCCAGCCTGCTGAAAGAGAAGCTTCTGAAGGGCTGTTCCGTCCTCCTAACCAGCCGCCCAAGCAATCTTGCCCGTTTGGAGAGAGGGGTCCTCCACAGAGTGGCCAGTATTGTGGGCTTCCTCTCCCAGGAAAGAGAAAAGTACTTCCACAACTTCTTTGGAGAAGCTGCGGTGGCCAAGGAGGCTTTGGCCCTTGTCAGGGAGAGCCAGGTTCTGTACACCCTCTGTTACAATCCTTCTTACTGCTGGATTACTTGCACAGCCTTGCAGCCTTGCTTCACCTCTGAGGCCGGACAGACACATCCCCTTCCCAAAACGGTAACTCAGCTCTTCGTAAGCTACATCAGGCATGTGATGGTCAATCACACCAGGGAGCTCCCTGAGCGTGAAAGGGCACGGAAGATGATGATACaacttggctggctggctgagtaTGGCCTCCAGCATCGCACTCTTCTGTTTGATCAGGCGCAACTGGAAGCGTTTAATGTGGATTCATCTCCCCTCGTCAAAACGTTCCTGGTGGAAAACATACAAAGTGCCACTTCACCTCCTGTCGTCACCTATTCTTTTGTCCACCTCACTGTCCAAGAGTTTTTTGCTGCCCTCGTCCATTATTTAGACTTCAAGGAGGGCAATTTTGGATACATAATGGCAGCAGTCCAAGAAGCCCAAGGTGGGGAGTATGAAATTTTTCTTCGCTTCCTCTCTGGCTTGTCTCAGTTTGCAACCAGGGCACCGTTGGAGTCTCTTCTGGGGAAGTTCTCACCACAGACTGCTAGGCAAGTCATTGACTGGATCCTGAAGACGGACTGCAGTGATTTCCTCCAAATGGAAAGGCCTCTTGATGGGAAAAAGAGGACCTTGAATTTCTTCAATTTGCTTTTCGAGGCACACAACAAGCTCCTTGTGTGTGAGGCATTGGGAGGTGATGGTGATGCCTCCATGGACTTTTCGGAACTGTATCTGATGCCTGTGGACTGTGTCATCCTTGCTTATGTGCTGAGTTGCTGCGGTAAGATTGACCTCCTGAATCTTGATACATGCTTCATTCAGAACGAGGGACTGCAGAGGCTCAGCCTTGAGCTGCACAGAATCAGAGAACTGAG GCTTTGCAATAACGATCTGAGCAATCCATCCACAAAGGAGCTTGTTTCTATCTTGAAACATAAAGAGTGTCGACTGGAAATCCTGAG CTTGGCAAAGAATGCGCTTACTGGACAATGCTGTAAAGACCTGAGTTTGGCCCTCTTGGAGAATCGGACCCTTTTAAATCTTGACCTGTCCAAGAACAAGCTGCAGGATCAGGGCCTCTCTGACTTACTGAAGGTGTTCAGAAGTCCGGAGAGCAGGATACAGAAACTAGT AATCCAGGAAAACGCCTTGTCGGATGGGTCCTTTGAGGCACTTTGCTCTGCTCTAGCCGACAACACTAGCCTCAGGTATCTGGACGTGAGTGGCAACCCTTTCACGGATATGTGTGCTGAAGATGTGCACACTCTCATTTTGACCTGTCCTGCTCTTACAGAAATCAG GTTAAACTTAAGTGATATCAGTCCAGCGATGGAAAAAGATCTGAAAAAGCTGGATGGTTGCAGAGAAGGCTTCAAGATCCACATTTAA